One Camelina sativa cultivar DH55 chromosome 3, Cs, whole genome shotgun sequence genomic window carries:
- the LOC104778248 gene encoding germinal center kinase 1-like, producing the protein MDDVAGLQEAAGARFSQFKLIGRGSFGDVYKAFDTDLNKEVAIKVIDLEESEDEIEDIQKEISVLSQCRCPYITEYYGSYLHQTKLWIIMEYMAGGSVADLLQPGNPLDEISIACITRDLLHAVEYLHTEGKIHRDIKAANILLSENGDVKVADFGVSAQLTRTISRRKTFVGTPFWMAPEVIQNSEGYNEKADIWSLGITLIEMAKGEPPLADLHPMRVLFIIPRESPPQLDEHFSRPLKEFVSFCLKKAPAERPSAKELLKHRFIKNARKSPKLLDRIRERPKYQVKEDGESPTNGPKSPVESSGTVRVVGDERGQGTSVTSFQVKPVKNAGWDFSIGGSQGAGTVRALKPPQARERRQEASSNQTSQKTSRASGGHLSSTYGSAVPEISEGGFVKRDSYQNDYQEEDDSSLSGSGTVVIRSPRSSPSSSSFFRDQSSGSTSRYASFDDASTSGTVVVRGHNEDSGSPRTPRSRLGLQERSSSASEDSIANLAEAKVALEAGFRRGNAREKLGNGKVNKRREQATDNSDYLRNSRDQSDKQKPVMRSQQVSDDEDDSKLASLSASLSILLLPSLKEAVGGDDSKGSVGHRVSRSLVKMEREKPGSSEAFIAKLIEQLGSTKEVSVKEVQDMAIRVFAKTMNNDAENKRKQASKEFSSNANFSPLARFLFSRWLGQTSRDLNQS; encoded by the exons ATGGATGATGTTGCTGGTTTACAAGAGGCAGCTGGAGCCAGATTTAGCCAGTTTAAGTTAATCGGCAGAGGATCCTTTGGTGATGTCTACAAAGC GTTTGATACGGATCTTAACAAAGAAGTTGCCATTAAAGTTATCGATCTGGAAGAATC AGAAGATGAGATTGAAGATATACAGAAG GAAATTTCAGTATTATCGCAATGCCGTTGCCCATATATTACCGAATACTATGGTTCTTACCTTCACCAGACCAAGTTATGGATCATCATGGAATACATGGCTGGTGGCTCAGTTGCTGACCTT CTTCAACCTGGTAATCCATTGGATGAAATTTCAATTGCTTGTATCACGCGCGATCTACTTCATGCTGTTGAATATCTCCACACTGAGGGCAAAATCCACAGGGATATTAAAG CCGCTAATATTTTGTTGAGCGAGAATGGTGACGTTAAG GTCGCGGACTTTGGTGTTTCTGCACAATTAACCCGGACAATATCAAGGAGAAAG ACATTTGTAGGAACACCATTTTGGATGGCACCAGAAGTGATTCAGAACTCAGAAGGGTATAATGAGAAG GCAGATATATGGTCTCTTGGAATAACATTGATTGAGATGGCAAAAGGAGAACCTCCCCTTGCCGACCTTCATCCTATGAGAGTGCTTTTTATCATTCCCCGGGAAAGCCCTCCTCAG TTAGATGAGCATTTTTCACGTCCTTTGAAGGAATTTGTTTCGTTTTGCTTGAAAAAGGCTCCTGCTGAG AGACCAAGTGCCAAAGAACTTCTCAAACataggtttataaaaaatgcTAGGAAAAGCCCAAAACTTCTTGACAGAATAAG agagcGGCCAAAATACCAAGTAAAAGAAGACGGCGAGAGTCCAACAAATGGTCCAAAATCTCCGGTTGAATCATCTGGGACTGTTAGAGTAGTTGGAGATGAGAGAGGCCAGGGAACTTCTGTAACTAG TTTTCAGGTAAAACCTGTCAAAAATGCGGGGTGGGACTTTAGCATCGGGGGTTCTCAGGGTGCTGGAACTGTTAGAGCTTTAAAACCTCCACAAGCTAGGGAGAGGCGTCAAGAAGCTAGTTCTAATCAGACTTCTCAAAAAACATCACGAGCCAGTGGTGGTCATTTGTCATCCACTTATGGTAGTGCAGTCCCTGAAATATCTGAAGGAGGTTTTGTTAAAAGAGATTCTTATCAGAATGACTATCAAGAAGAA GATGATTCATCACTCAGTGGTTCCGGAACTGTTGTAATAAGATCTCCGAGAAgttctccatcatcatcatctttttttcgtGATCAAAGCTCTGGG TCCACCAGCAGGTATGCATCTTTTGATGATGCTTCTACAAGTGGAACAGTTGTTGTCCGTGGGCATAATGAAGATTCTGGATCACCTCGAACACCAAGATCTAGACTAGGGCTTCAAGAAAGAAGTTCCAGTGCCTCAGAAGATAGCATAGCGAATCTTGCAGAg GCAAAAGTAGCACTTGAAGCAGGTTTCAGAAGGGGAAATGCTAGGGAAAAACTTGGTAACGGAAAGGTTAACAAAAGAAGGGAGCAAGCTACAGATAATTCTGATTACTTGAG AAATTCCCGCGATCAATCTGATAAACAAAAACCAGTCATGAGATCACAACAagtgagtgatgatgaagatgactcCAAATTGGCTTCATTGTCTGCATCATTGTCAATATTGCTATTACCATCTCTAAAAGAG GCTGTTGGGGGTGACGACTCCAAAGGATCTGTTGGACATAGAGTTTCGAGATCCTTGGTGAAAATGGAACGTGAAAAGCCTGGTTCTTCTGAGGCGTTTATTGCCAAACTGATAGAACAGTTGGGAAG TACAAAGGAAGTGTCAGTTAAAGAAGTGCAAGACATGGCAATCCGTGTGTTTGCTAAGACGATGAACAATGAtgcagaaaacaaaagaaagcaagcTAGCAAAGAATTTAGTTCCAATGCAAACTTTAGCCCACTTGCAAGATTCTTATTCTCAAG ATGGCTAGGTCAAACATCGCGGGATCTAAACCAAAGTTGA
- the LOC104778245 gene encoding squamosa promoter-binding-like protein 4 isoform X1: MEGRRTQGKGYLKSKSYLVEEEMENDMDGEEEVGRDEERRKGLMDGVRRSSGSIDRGGSSRLCQVDRCTSDLKEAKQYHRRHKVCEVHAKASSVFLSGVSQRFCQQCSRFHELQEFDEAKRSCRRRLAGHNERRRKSSGESFGEGSGRTGITGQVIQNQERSRIRVRSVIHPKAQGTTNRKPRPL, from the exons ATGGAGGGTAGAAGAACACAAGGAAAAGGTTACTTGAAAAGCAAGTCTTACcttgtggaagaagaaatggagaatGATATGGATGGAGAAGAGGAAGTTGGAAGggatgaagagagaagaaaaggattGATGGATGGAGTTAGAAGGTCTAGTGGAAGCATCGATCGTGGTGGTTCATCGCGGCTTTGCCAAGTAGACAGATGCACATCTGATCTGAAAGAGGCTAAACAATATCACCGGAGACACAAAGTGTGTGAAGTTCATGCAAAGGCGTCTTCTGTCTTTCTATCAGGAGTTAGCCAACGCTTCTGTCAACAATGCAGCAG GTTTCATGAGCTCCAGGAGTTTGATGAAGCTAAAAGAAGTTGTAGGAGGCGCTTAGCTGGACACAacgagaggaggaggaagagctCTGGTGAGAGTTTTGGAGAAGGGTCAGGTCGGACAGGAATCACTGGTCAGGTGATCCAGAATCAAGAAAGATCAAGG ATACGAGTAAGGAGTGTGATTCATCCAAAAGCACAGGGGACTACTAACCGAAAGCCACGGCCGCTCTAA
- the LOC104779338 gene encoding protein RCC2 homolog, giving the protein MVQDNLGWEPLKTLGSLDQSAVGTDRTILISDAGEVYAFGKDCFSKSKSEVQETKLITTPQRVKSLTEIFVVQAAIGNYFTAVLSREGRVYTLSWGSDERLGNDTDHSCSLPQPLLGALENIPVVQIAVGFCYLLALAIQPTGMSVYSVGCGLGGKLGHGCDDCETQPRLIEQFGFLNIEPVMVSAGTLCVDDLFCF; this is encoded by the exons ATGGTTCAGGACAACTTGGGCTGGGAACCACTCAAGACTCTTGGCAGCCTCGACCAATCAG CTGTTGGCACTGATAGAACAATATTAATCAGTGATGCTGGTGAAGTTTATGCCTTTGGAAAAGATTGTTTTAGCAAATCTAAGTCAGAAGTCCAAGAAACTAAGCTGATCACAACTCCTCAGCGGGTCAAGTCCTTGACGGAGATCTTTGTGGTACAAGCTGCGATAGGAAATTACTTCACGGCGGTTTTGTCGAGAGAAGGCAGAGTCTATACATTATCATGGGGAAGCGATGAAAGACTCGGTAACGATACTGACCATAGCTGTTCGTTGCCTCAACCTCTGTTGGGTGCCTTGGAGAACATCCCTGTCGTGCAAATTGCTGTTGGCTTTTGCTATCTCCTTGCTTTAGCAATTCAACCCACCGGCAT GTCGGTGTACTCAGTTGGATGCGGTTTGGGTGGCAAGCTTGGGCATGGTTGTGACGACTGTGAAACACAGCCTCGTCTGATTGAGCAGTTTGGTTTTTTAAACATTGAACCGGTTATGGTCTCAGCAGGTACATTGTGTGTTGatgatctgttttgtttttga
- the LOC104778247 gene encoding uncharacterized protein LOC104778247 yields the protein MGDNDRTSTPNSGENELETSPETSLSSEFEFGSLTPSSPSQDPFSENSPADHLFLNGRLLPHFFPASTTTTRSVSRTTSENTFRSNSSSSRSSDSSSPTSYTPRTSTCNIFKITSSTEKENTNLARFGPRFENEEILGLRSGVCSRSKQYYQNHHKTSLILDLKKKPPTRNNGKPINTSTTKKVSYLPQCKKKKATEIVTAQLYGSYSRGWQHITPVFKREGSGKSNGGGIKVGGRKKKTTRKKKRTKKVEERRGMSKLMKWWKRILKAVVFACRECHAMEPQMLVNHDADVKKKIIKCP from the coding sequence ATGGGAGATAATGACCGGACAAGTACACCAAACTCCGGCGAGAACGAACTAGAGACATCTCCGGAGACGTCATTATCATCGGAGTTCGAGTTTGGATCATTGACTCCCTCTTCTCCATCACAAGACCCCTTCTCGGAAAATTCTCCCGCCGATCACCTTTTTCTCAACGGCCGTCTTTTACCTCACTTTTTCCCGGCGAGCACGACGACGACACGCTCAGTTTCACGTACGACCAGCGAAAACACTTTCCGGAGCAACAGTTCGAGTAGCAGGAGCAGTGATAGTAGCAGCCCGACGTCTTACACTCCAAGAACAAGCACTTGCAATATCTTCAAGATCACGAGTTCGACTGAAAAGGAAAATACTAATTTAGCACGTTTCGGTCCTCGGTTCGAGAACGAGGAGATACTGGGCCTAAGGTCCGGAGTATGCAGTAGGAGCAAACAGTATTATCAGAATCATCACAAGACATCGTTAATATTGGATCTAAAAAAGAAACCACCGACGAGGAACAATGGTAAACCCATAAACACTTCAACTACGAAGAAGGTTTCGTATTTGCCGCAATGTAAGAAAAAGAAGGCAACGGAGATCGTGACGGCGCAGCTTTACGGGTCATATTCACGCGGGTGGCAGCATATAACTCCGGTGTTTAAAAGAGAAGGATCGGGAAAAAGTAACGGAGGAGGGATTAAGGTCGGTggacggaagaagaagacgacgaggaagaagaagaggacgaagaaggtggaggagagaAGAGGAATGAGTAAGTTGATGAAGTGGTGGAAGAGGATTTTAAAAGCGGTGGTGTTTGCTTGCAGGGAGTGTCATGCAATGGAGCCTCAAATGCTTGTGAATCATGATGCTgatgtgaagaagaaaataattaaatgtccataa
- the LOC104778245 gene encoding squamosa promoter-binding-like protein 4 isoform X2, protein MEGRRTQGKGYLKSKSYLVEEEMENDMDGEEEVGRDEERRKGLMDGVRRSSGSIDRGGSSRLCQVDRCTSDLKEAKQYHRRHKVCEVHAKASSVFLSGVSQRFCQQCSRFHELQEFDEAKRSCRRRLAGHNERRRKSSGESFGEGSGRTGITGQVIQNQERSRVEMPNSSFKRPQIR, encoded by the exons ATGGAGGGTAGAAGAACACAAGGAAAAGGTTACTTGAAAAGCAAGTCTTACcttgtggaagaagaaatggagaatGATATGGATGGAGAAGAGGAAGTTGGAAGggatgaagagagaagaaaaggattGATGGATGGAGTTAGAAGGTCTAGTGGAAGCATCGATCGTGGTGGTTCATCGCGGCTTTGCCAAGTAGACAGATGCACATCTGATCTGAAAGAGGCTAAACAATATCACCGGAGACACAAAGTGTGTGAAGTTCATGCAAAGGCGTCTTCTGTCTTTCTATCAGGAGTTAGCCAACGCTTCTGTCAACAATGCAGCAG GTTTCATGAGCTCCAGGAGTTTGATGAAGCTAAAAGAAGTTGTAGGAGGCGCTTAGCTGGACACAacgagaggaggaggaagagctCTGGTGAGAGTTTTGGAGAAGGGTCAGGTCGGACAGGAATCACTGGTCAGGTGATCCAGAATCAAGAAAGATCAAGGGTAGAGATGCCAAACTCATCATTCAAGCGACCACAGATTAGATAG